The genomic segment gcccattttccagatgaggtaactgaggcacacagaaatgaagagacttgctgaaggtcacacagcagacatgtggggtagcctgaattagaacccatagacACCACTCCCTGATAAATCATCCTGAAGGATTTTACCTTTGGTCAATCTGGGGACTTTACTCAGCTCCTCTCAATCCCCTGGGGCTCTGGCTCCTTTGGTGGCCTGAAGTCTGGTTCAACTCGTGGTCTGAgtctcctctcccttcaccccaaacacagaagggagaactggtcCTATTTATTATCTCTAAATCCCTGAAGGATCATTACCCCAGGGGGATCATTGAAGAACTGTCCACTGTCACAAAGTGACAATTTACCCAGCCCCTCTCAGGGCAGCGGGCCCAGGGAAGTTTTGAACAGGACCCAGATATcggccctcctcccttcccctgtcgATGCTACCAAATATGGCCCTGGAAGTGTCAGTGCGGCATGAATGCCCAAAAGCAGAGGTACAACCCAGATAGCGCAAACACTGACAAAGAAAGGCTCAGGCCCTACAAGACTCTCACCCAGCAGTGTCTGCCTCATATATACCTGGTGGCAAATTCTGAAATTTCTCTTTATGGCTCTAGTCACCATCCCTTCCTCTGTGAATTTCCACCAGATCTGGGGGCTCTAGGGCAGCTCTGGTAGGTGGTTTGCCTGTGCTGGGATTATTCTTCCTGAGAAGCAATGTAGTCAaggggaaataatagaaataatgattttgatcatttgttaagtatttactacactaagcacttgagacaataCAAGATGAGAGCTAAGGTATGGGATTCagggagtctgggttctaatcctgaatctggcacttggctgctgggtgatcttggacaagtaacttcatttctctgtgcctcagtttcctcatctgtaaaatggggatgcagtacctgttctccctactccttagaatgtgagccctggacagggactacatctgccctgattatcttgaatctacccccgtgTTTTGTTCAGTACTCACTGAGCAATGACTCCAACCCAAatagccccttcctcccatcttCTCACTAAGGCAGGGAAAGAGGACCCAGGAATATGATCCCACACAGTTTACCAAGGcctcctctgctctctcttccctggCCTCATCCTCAATCTCTATCCTCTACGGAACTCACTTGACCAGCTCTCGGCTTGGttcttcaggctctgccactctcctgcaGTCATAACTCTGCTCCCAGGGCTCAGATCTATGGAGGAGACTTCTTATGTTTCCTCTGAGCCTCCCTGCAAGGACCACTCAGTGTCTAACTGAGGGACCATCCCCCTGAAGACCTAACCTCCACACAGCTTCCCACAGGGGAAAAAATTCATCCTGAGGGGACTTCAGGGAGGAAACCCTCAGAGATGCAGTCTCCTGGAGCAGCCaagttgaatcccggctctgtcacttgcctgctgtgtgaccttgggcaaatcagtttgcttctctggacctcagttacctcatctgtaaaatgcggattgagactctgagccccaagtggggcaggtactgggtccaacccgattagcttgtatccactccagtgcttaatccaatacctggcaaatagtaagcgcttaacaaatacctcaatttacAAATTGCGAATCAGCTTagagaacttagagaagcagcatggctcagtggaaagagcctgggctttggagtcagaggtcgggttcaaatcctggctctgccaattggcagctgtgtgactttgggcaagtcacttcacttctctttgcctctgttccttcatctgtaaaatggggattaagactgtgaggtcccccatgggacaaactgatcacattataacctccccagagcttagaacagtgctttgcacatagtaagagcttaataaatgcaaccaaaaaaattaatcaatggtatgtaaactccttgttggcagggaacatgtctaacaacactgctatgttgtattctcccaaatgtttagtacaatgttcaacacagtaagtacttaataaatatgattttttaagaatatattgagcacttcctgtgtgtagaactcgtgcaagtcacttaattttctgtgtctcagttacctcacctggaaaatgggggtgaagactgtgagccccacgtaggacaagctggttaccttgtatctaccccagtgcttagaacagtgcttggcaaatactaagcgattaacaaatacaattattattactattatattctcccaatacagtgctctgtacatggtcagctcagcactcagtaaataccactgatttattgattggtctgCCTACTATGAAGGCAAAAGGAGTTCCATGCAggaagggtcagcagtgagagagacgaGGTTGaggcattgaatgaatgattgcgctGATAAGTGAAAGGATTTTGTGTATGCCTTATTCTGtggtctcctccctccctgaACAGCTCTAGTCTTAACCGGAATTCCCCCCTCACCAGCTCTGCTCCCCACTGTGACCTGGAGGTCTTCAGCTTAGAGGTCACTACGCGTCCTTCCTCTTAAGCAGAAGCCACGGCCCTCCTCTATCACCATCTCCCCGGGAGATTGGGtggttcctttttttaatggtatttgttaagcacttactacatgccaagcactgtactaagcacagggtggataaaagctaatgaggttggacacggtgaacaacccacaaggggctcacagtcttaacccctattttacagatgaggttactgaggcacagagaagagaagtgacttgcccaaggccacacagcaggcaggtgacccACCACCCAACACTCAGGAACTCACCACCATGCAGAtggcatttttcattttttaataattaccattatattattattattatgtaagcacagtgtggacagggaacctgtctaccaactctgttatacagttctattgcactcttcaagtgtttagtacactactctgcacaaagtaagtgctcaataaatatgattaactggaaCTGTTGAATATTAGAATGAATTATCAAATCAGCCTTTTGGGCCCCCTGCCTTGGTGTATCTGCAGTTAATTTGGAATGACTTAGGACTtaaaggaggcaggggaatgatATAAATGAGCATAAAGTGccattccagaagcagcatggtctatggaaagcgcacaggtctgggagtcagaagacctgggttctaatcctggttctgtcacttgtctgctgtctaacatcacacaagtcatttaacttctctgggcctcagttccctcatctgtaaaatagggattcaatacttgttctccatcctacttagactgtgagccccttgtggacatgattaccttgtgtcttccccaacggttagtacactgcttggcacatagtaagcactgaacaaatagaaCAATTATGGTTATTATAATCTTGAATCAATCCCAGGTCCAAGCACtttttgactcatagtaagtacttaacctaAGAACAGCCACATGGTAAGACATGAGGCACTGAGCGGGAGAGCTTTTCATCCAGGACCACAGAGTGCGTCAGGCTCAGGGACAGGATGAGAACTTGATCCCCTTgaatttccccttccccatctgtcCTCCCCATCTGTGACTTGttaaggggcaagtcacttaacttctctgtgctatcTGTGCTGTCCCTCTCAGCTATCACGGGGTGTCCTCCCTACCCTCTCAGCCCCTAGCTTTCCTTAAGACCCTGCGGATCCCCTCCTTGATCTCCTTGGTCCGCACCCCGTAGACAATGGGGTTCAGGGCAGCAGGGATGACGTGGTGCAGGACATTGAGGAGGACGGGGATGTTGGCGTGGACTCTCTTCTTGACCACATTGGTGAGGACCAGGACCAGCAGGATAGTgctgaagaagaggatgaggatgaaatGGGACCCGCAGGTGCTCAGGGCTTTAGCCGCTGCCCCCTCAGCCTTCAGACGCAGCACGGCATGCAGGATGAAGGCATAGGAGAGGGTGATGAAGACCAGGTCCGAGCCCAGCAGGGTCCAGCCCACCACAAACTGGTAGAGTTTGTTGAGGGTAATATTTCCACAGGAGAGCTGTGACACAGACAGGTTGCCACAAAAACAGTTCCTAATGATGGTTTTCCCACAGTAGTGTAGGCGGGCAGAGAGGATGGGGACAGGCGCCAAGAGCAGGAAGTTGCGAGCCACGATGAAGACGGCCGCCTTAGCCACAAAGCGGTCAGTGACGATAGATGGGTACCGCagtgggtggcagatggccacgtagcggtcataggccataACCAGGAAGGTAGAGGACTCCATGCACAGGAAGGTGTTTACAATGAGCATCTGCAAGAAGCAGTCTGGAAAGCTTATGGACCACCAGCCCAACCAGAAGATGGCCAAGACCTTGGGGATGACAGTGAGACAGAGGACgaggtccaggagggagaggatgctGAGGAGGTAGTACAGGGGCTCATGCAGAGACTCCTCCAGCTGGACGGTCAGCAGAGGCAAAGAGTTTGCCCCCAGGGCCACGATAAAGAGCAGAGtcaggaccacagagagcccgAGCTGATGGCTCCGCGCCCCAGGGAGGCACATGAGGTAGAATTCAGAGGGCTGAGTGAATGAGTTGTTGCTGAGAGTTGACATGGCAGAACAGCTGAACGGAGTAGGCTTCTTCCTGAGAACCTGGGTGAGCAGAGTCAGATGTAAGTTCCTCATCTGCCATAGCCACAAATAACCAAGTGGTTCAATGACTTCTGCTCATGGTCACCTGTGCCCAAGCTGAATCTTCCACAGAAACTCCCTCGTTGGTTCCTGAATATTGCATCTCTAACTCATATTGTATTTACTCCTTTGGCTATGCACACAGTGTctaccagtacagtgcctggcacacagtgtcaATTCATcagttgtatgagaagcagcatggtggagtgaataaagcacagaactgggagcctGAACTTtatggtttctaatctcggctctgccacttgtctgctgtgtgaccttgggcaagtcacttgtttctcttggcctcagtgacctcatctgtaaaatgaggattgagactgtaagccccatgggagacagggactgtgtccaacccaatttgcttatattcagataccccagcactcagcaaagtgcctggcacacagtaagcacttaacaaacttaactcttcctcccttcaaagccctactgagagctcacctcccccaggaggccttcccagactgagccacctccttcttctccccctccttcccctccccatccccccaccttacctccttctcctccccatagcacctgtatatatgtatatatgtttgtatgtatttgttactctatttattttgtttgtacatatttattccatttattttattttgttaatatgttttgttttgttctctgtctcccccttctagacagtgagtccactgttgggtagggaccgtctctatatgttgccaacttgtacttcccaagcgcttagtacagtgctctgcacacagtaagcactcaataaatatgattgaatgaatgaacaaatattacaattattattatcatttattgttaCTGTTAAGACATTCAtagtgtgcttactgtatggagaactccatactaagcgcttgaaggagaACAacttaacagagttgctagacatattgGTAGACACAGGAGGTGCTGAAtccagtgcactacacacagaaGATGTAGACATTCAggccagtaccctgcacacaatagataTTCTGTGCAGTGTACTACACCCTCTCAAGTTTGTGCCTGGAGAGTTTCAAGTACTCTATCAGTTTTGGCTACGAGAGGgaggggcatacccattccattcctaggcttGTAACGAGTAGactgcaatctgctacaagtcaaaactcacctgtactgggcagcagcagcatgggagagagtcgagggtggagactcaagtttattatgAGGAAGAagacaatgataaaccacttctgtatttctacccagaaaaccctatggatacagtactagaacgattgtagatggaagaagaacattctgggaaagatgtgtccatggagtcgctgtgggtcagagatgacatgaTGGCACAAGACAAGACAGTGTTCTGTAATCAGCAGATTCAAGTACCCTGGACggtactctgcccacaatagacactcagtacagaacagtaggtgttcagtaaatagtgaTGCTAATGAAGAAAAGGAAGGCTTAGAAATGAGAAATGACCCCAAATTCCCTCCCTGAAAAGTTGTTGGCCCTGCTGCCTGAATCTTCCACTTTATAAGTGTCATCTTGGCCCTTAGCATACCTCCATAGTTTTATCTACAATCTTCTAAAAAATGATTGAATCTCACTAGTATACTAATTAAGATGACTGCACATTTgggggcatttcacttctctgtgccttagttacctcatctataaaatgggaattgaaactgtaagACCCAcatggacaaagactgtgtccaacccaattttcttgtaataataataataatgatggtatttgttaagtgcgtactatgtgaaaaacactgttctaagtgctgcatccaccccagtgcttactacagtgcctggcacatagtaagtgcttaacaaatattacagttattattatcattagttattaatattatgatatttttggggtgcttactgtatgtggagagcactgtactaagcacttgggggagcacaataaaacagagttggtagatgtattccctttctacaatgaacttacagtccagaaactTTTCATAAAGAAAATTATTCATTTCTGTGAGCCCAGAACCAGAGAAACCTATTGAGCagttttccagtggttgccctcagATAGAACTGATAGGAAAGCTTATTAGCGAGCAAACACAAGCTACTGAAGCAGATTAAGGAACTACCTTCTCTTCAGCATGATTGAACCAACTACACTGACCTTAACTCCCTTCAATTTGACACTATTAGCTTTTCCACTCTGCTTCCTTTTAGCTCATTTTGATAACTTTAAAAATATCAGATTCAGCATGAAAAAGAAACCTCTCAGGCTTAAaatacaggcaatcaatcaaccgattaatggaatttattgagcacttgctatgagcagaacactgaactaagcacttgggagagtgcaatacaacagatttggtagatatgttccctgcccacagaaatctTAGAACAAAAttgatcaatcatcagtcaatcagtgatatttgtggaGGGCCTTTTTAATGCAgagtgcatactaagcacttgggagagcacagcagaggCTAGACAAGTGTTGTCTTCCCTCAAGCTGCTCAGCTTTGACTGAGGGAGTCAAATGGACAAAAATTACTACAGATAGTGGCAGTGGGAAGAAGGGTAGTAGTGCAAATATATCGGGGTAAATTAACAATAAATAATGGCATAAACAAAAgggaagtggtgtggtctagtggaaagagaacagacctgggagtcagaggatctgggttctaatcctgttccaccacttggctgttgtatgaccttgggcaagtcactttacttctctgcacctccgttacctcatctgtaaaatggggattaagactgagcctcatctgggacctgaactatgtccaacttgattagcttacaataataataataatgatggtgtttgttaagtgcttactatgtgccaagcactgttctaagctctataccactgttctaagtgctgggttatatctaccatgcttagtacaatggttggcacatagtaagtgctttaaaacaccattaaaaaatacagagGGCATAAGTGATGAGGACAGGAATAGAAAGCATAGATGCTAAGCATGGCTGTTGGGTCATTGTGAAATAATTGGGGAaagctgcctggaggaggtgggcttttaggagggattggaaggaaaagagagttaGGGGCAGGTGGATCTTggtggggaggaaattccagctcGAGGGAAAGCATGAGTGAAgagctggaggcaggagagtcaagagtgaagtatggttagAAGGTGAGATTGGGAATTCAGAAATCCCAGATTTCAAGAGCTTCTTTTGAAAAGGCCTATGTAGGAAGATAGGTGCCTACCCCTCTAAAGAATGGGACAGACCCCAGACAGTCAAAGAAATGAaagtcctatcccgactggattactgcatcagcctcctctctgatctccctagtcctggtcccaagcccattcacctctgagcctctctcctctcagccCTTCACTTTCTGAGTCAGGCTTCCCTGACTGCCAATCTCTGAAATGCCCTGGCTGGACATTCACTGCTGACTGGGGTTTCTTAAGACCATCTCCTCCCAGCCTAAGTCCATTCCTGGAAGCAGGTTCTTTCCTGTTGGAGGgaaggcagaaaggagtggggatcTCATCTGCATTCTGGAGAAGGAAAAAtagtgggaagggggaaaggatgaggaggaaggagaggaagtcaTAAATAGAAAAGAAGATTAGGGGGaacagaagagaaggggaagataagtaggaagaaaagggaagagagaaatggagggggaggaggagatggagaagaggaggaggaggaggaggaggaacagcagcagcagcacttgtTGTCCACAGCTGGTTCAATCCTGGGAATATGAGGCCAGTTCCAGGGCCTTTGCCTTCTATCTCTGCTTGGAGACATGGGAGTGGGGTAGAGATGGATTCCAAGAAGAAAGGCAGCTATCACctatgtcattttttttaatggtatttgtaagcacttactatgtgccaggttctatactaagcactggggtagatacaagctaatcagacacagtccctacccca from the Tachyglossus aculeatus isolate mTacAcu1 chromosome 2, mTacAcu1.pri, whole genome shotgun sequence genome contains:
- the LOC119942543 gene encoding olfactory receptor 56A1-like; translated protein: MSTLSNNSFTQPSEFYLMCLPGARSHQLGLSVVLTLLFIVALGANSLPLLTVQLEESLHEPLYYLLSILSLLDLVLCLTVIPKVLAIFWLGWWSISFPDCFLQMLIVNTFLCMESSTFLVMAYDRYVAICHPLRYPSIVTDRFVAKAAVFIVARNFLLLAPVPILSARLHYCGKTIIRNCFCGNLSVSQLSCGNITLNKLYQFVVGWTLLGSDLVFITLSYAFILHAVLRLKAEGAAAKALSTCGSHFILILFFSTILLVLVLTNVVKKRVHANIPVLLNVLHHVIPAALNPIVYGVRTKEIKEGIRRVLRKARG